A window of the Oscillospiraceae bacterium NTUH-002-81 genome harbors these coding sequences:
- a CDS encoding Na/Pi cotransporter family protein: MEHMKMLFMFIGGLGMFLYGMNVMADGLQKSAGNRMRKLLQFLTSNRLMGVLVGLGVTAIIQSSSATTVMVVGFVNAGILNLTQAVGVIMGANIGTTVTAWIVSMSEWGSMLKPETFAPLLIGIGAFMLLFCKKERQKEIAQILVGFGVLFVGLSYMSGSIAPYKSAPIFSTAFSVLGNNPILGILTGAVVTGVIQSSSASVGILQTLAMNGIVTWNSAVFITLGQNIGTCVTALLSSIGAQKNAKRAAVIHLLFNVIGAVVFGIVMVIVFGLRPAFGTSTISSVQISIFHTVFNVTNTILLFPFARVLVKLSEKIVRDEKETGEAEEMADIALPQLDARVLETPAFAVENTIQELLRMSEITVCHLRTAMDAVLTGSHRKIEKGRKLEETVNEFEKLIMEYLAKLDHTSLTDKQREIVGDLMYTVKDVERISDHCDNIVDLAEEMSDTSMEFSMDAKEGLREMTELSVETIEGAIAARRSEKPEQCRENVQKVKDLEDEIDGLRKELRKSHMERIARNECSASKGIIFLDIISNMERVSDHARNIVEYISSEMAH, from the coding sequence ATGGAGCATATGAAAATGCTGTTTATGTTTATCGGGGGCCTGGGGATGTTCCTGTATGGCATGAACGTCATGGCGGACGGCCTGCAGAAATCTGCAGGAAACCGGATGCGCAAATTATTACAGTTTTTAACGAGCAACCGGCTCATGGGTGTACTGGTAGGACTGGGAGTTACCGCCATCATCCAGAGCTCATCCGCCACAACCGTTATGGTGGTCGGTTTTGTGAATGCAGGCATTCTGAACCTGACCCAGGCTGTGGGCGTGATCATGGGTGCCAATATCGGAACAACAGTGACTGCATGGATCGTGTCCATGAGCGAGTGGGGCAGTATGTTAAAGCCGGAGACGTTTGCACCGCTGCTCATCGGCATTGGCGCTTTTATGCTGTTATTCTGCAAAAAAGAACGGCAGAAGGAAATTGCCCAGATTCTGGTGGGATTTGGTGTACTGTTCGTGGGCTTAAGTTACATGTCCGGTTCCATTGCACCGTATAAGAGTGCGCCGATTTTTTCCACAGCCTTTTCCGTGCTGGGGAACAACCCCATCCTTGGCATCCTGACCGGTGCGGTGGTGACGGGCGTCATCCAGAGCTCTTCCGCTTCTGTAGGTATTCTGCAGACGCTGGCCATGAACGGGATCGTGACATGGAATTCTGCCGTGTTCATCACTCTTGGCCAGAATATCGGTACCTGTGTAACGGCGCTGCTGTCCAGTATCGGCGCTCAGAAAAATGCCAAGCGGGCAGCGGTGATCCACCTTTTATTTAATGTGATCGGTGCGGTAGTCTTTGGTATTGTCATGGTTATCGTGTTTGGCCTGCGCCCGGCTTTCGGCACATCGACCATCAGCAGCGTACAGATTTCCATTTTCCACACGGTATTCAATGTGACCAATACAATCCTGCTGTTCCCCTTTGCCAGAGTACTGGTGAAATTATCGGAAAAAATTGTCCGGGATGAAAAAGAGACCGGCGAGGCAGAGGAGATGGCAGACATCGCTCTGCCGCAGCTGGATGCCCGTGTGCTGGAAACCCCTGCTTTCGCTGTGGAAAATACGATCCAGGAGCTGCTTCGGATGAGTGAGATCACGGTCTGTCATCTGCGCACTGCCATGGATGCAGTGCTGACAGGCAGCCACCGGAAAATCGAGAAGGGGCGGAAACTGGAAGAAACCGTGAATGAATTCGAAAAACTGATCATGGAATATCTGGCGAAGCTGGACCACACTTCCCTGACAGACAAACAGCGGGAGATCGTGGGTGATCTCATGTATACCGTAAAGGATGTGGAGCGGATTTCCGACCACTGTGACAATATCGTAGATCTGGCTGAGGAAATGTCGGATACTTCCATGGAGTTTTCTATGGATGCCAAGGAAGGGTTGCGGGAAATGACGGAGCTGTCTGTGGAGACCATTGAGGGCGCCATTGCGGCCAGAAGAAGCGAGAAGCCGGAGCAGTGCCGGGAAAATGTGCAGAAGGTCAAAGATTTGGAGGACGAGATTGACGGACTGAGAAAGGAACTGCGGAAATCCCATATGGAGCGGATCGCCCGGAACGAGTGCTCTGCCTCCAAGGGCATCATCTTCCTGGATATCATCAGTAATATGGAGCGGGTTTCTGACCATGCCAGAAACATTGTGGAGTATATTTCTTCGGAAATGGCCCACTGA
- the pstB gene encoding phosphate ABC transporter ATP-binding protein PstB: MEQTKSKFSVKDLSLYYGDFKALKNINMEIQENEITAFIGPSGCGKSTFLKTVNRMNDLVDGVRIEGNIYLDGVDIYRDIDVIDLRRRVGMVFQQPNPFPMTIYDNVAYGPRIHGIKKKSQLDDIVERSLRQAAIWDEVKDRLKKNALGVSGGQQQRICIARALAVEPEVLLMDEPTSALDPISTMKIEDLALELKKNYTIIIVTHNMQQASRISDKTAFFLTGEVVEYGPTLQIFNNPVEKKTEEYITGRFG; encoded by the coding sequence ATGGAACAGACAAAATCCAAGTTTTCCGTAAAAGACTTAAGCCTGTATTACGGGGACTTTAAAGCATTGAAAAATATCAATATGGAGATTCAGGAAAACGAGATCACCGCGTTCATCGGGCCTTCCGGTTGTGGCAAATCCACCTTCCTGAAAACCGTCAACCGGATGAATGATCTGGTTGACGGCGTGCGGATCGAAGGCAATATCTATCTGGACGGCGTGGATATTTACAGGGATATCGATGTCATCGACCTGCGCCGCCGCGTAGGCATGGTATTCCAGCAGCCCAATCCTTTCCCCATGACCATTTATGACAATGTGGCTTACGGTCCCCGGATTCATGGCATCAAGAAAAAAAGCCAGCTGGATGACATTGTAGAGCGAAGCCTGAGACAGGCGGCCATCTGGGATGAGGTCAAAGATCGGTTAAAGAAAAATGCGCTGGGCGTGTCCGGCGGACAGCAGCAGAGAATCTGTATTGCCCGGGCGCTGGCAGTGGAGCCGGAGGTGCTGCTCATGGATGAACCCACCTCCGCCCTGGATCCCATTTCCACCATGAAGATCGAGGATCTGGCGCTGGAATTAAAGAAAAATTATACGATCATCATTGTGACCCATAACATGCAGCAGGCCAGCCGTATTTCTGATAAGACCGCTTTCTTCCTCACCGGAGAAGTGGTGGAGTACGGCCCGACCCTGCAGATCTTCAATAACCCTGTGGAAAAGAAGACAGAGGAATACATTACCGGCCGGTTTGGCTGA
- the pstA gene encoding phosphate ABC transporter permease PstA, translating to MSRKQKDGILRGCIYGCAGVTVLILVVIIGFILIKGMPGITPAFLTHAYEDKTTYVTCGRYVDPQPDSGDYYVNTVGIHLGIRDGQVVVTDMDSYSPVRSAVDGTGATYAVKKGDILTKFGAYDVEAAYKEEVTGGKLSEEAFLAEAVQQMEAQTDAALRLKVVRPGGGIVPMVVTTIYMILLSIGIAAPIGILAAVYLIEYAKPGKLLTMIHFAIENLAGIPSIIYGLFGSLFFVQIMRLQYSILAGALTVSIILLPTIITTTEEALKAIPKGYRESSLGLGATKLQTIGHVVLPNAIPGILTAVLLSIGRVVGESAALLLTAGTVAQIPKALFGNSASGATLTIKAYTLMKEENDLTTACAIGIILLMIIIGINALSKWITRRMLRRQGR from the coding sequence ATGAGCAGAAAACAGAAAGATGGCATCCTTCGGGGATGTATTTACGGGTGTGCGGGGGTTACCGTGTTGATCCTGGTGGTGATCATCGGTTTTATCCTGATCAAGGGTATGCCTGGTATCACACCGGCATTCCTGACCCACGCCTATGAAGATAAGACCACCTATGTGACCTGTGGCCGGTACGTGGATCCCCAGCCGGACAGCGGCGACTATTATGTGAACACGGTGGGTATCCACCTGGGAATCCGGGACGGCCAGGTAGTGGTGACTGATATGGACAGTTATTCTCCGGTGCGCAGTGCCGTGGATGGCACAGGAGCTACTTATGCGGTGAAAAAAGGGGATATCCTGACCAAGTTCGGCGCCTATGATGTGGAGGCCGCTTATAAAGAAGAGGTAACCGGCGGAAAACTTTCCGAGGAAGCCTTCCTGGCGGAAGCGGTACAGCAGATGGAAGCCCAGACGGACGCGGCCCTTCGGCTGAAGGTGGTGCGGCCCGGTGGTGGTATCGTACCTATGGTGGTGACGACGATTTACATGATTCTTCTTTCTATCGGCATTGCGGCGCCCATTGGTATCCTGGCAGCAGTGTATCTGATCGAATATGCCAAACCGGGCAAGCTGCTGACGATGATCCATTTTGCCATTGAGAATCTGGCCGGTATCCCGTCCATCATATATGGCCTGTTTGGTTCCCTGTTCTTCGTGCAGATTATGCGTTTACAGTATTCCATCCTGGCCGGTGCCCTGACAGTGAGTATCATTTTGCTGCCCACCATCATCACCACTACGGAGGAAGCACTGAAGGCCATTCCAAAAGGTTACCGGGAATCCTCCCTGGGCCTGGGAGCCACCAAGCTGCAGACCATCGGCCATGTGGTGCTGCCCAACGCCATCCCCGGCATTCTGACTGCTGTGCTTTTAAGCATCGGCCGTGTGGTGGGAGAGTCGGCGGCCCTGCTTCTGACAGCGGGAACGGTGGCCCAGATCCCGAAAGCGCTGTTCGGCAATTCTGCCAGCGGCGCCACCCTGACCATCAAGGCCTATACGCTCATGAAGGAAGAGAACGACCTGACGACGGCCTGCGCCATCGGTATCATTTTGCTTATGATTATCATCGGCATCAACGCCCTGTCCAAATGGATCACCAGACGGATGCTGCGTCGGCAGGGAAGATAA
- a CDS encoding Na+/H+ antiporter NhaC family protein translates to MEPIFVGWLSLLPPLLAISLALITKEVMSSLLIGILSGSLIYACASGLNPFMGTLTTTFDLMASRVDMKILIFLGLLGALVVVVTMAGGSRAYGRWVSDKIKNRHMAQLATAALGILIFIDDYFNCLTVGTVMKPLTDKHNIPRAKLAYIIDATAAPVCIIAPVSSWAAAVGSSLAATGEFTSDIAAFMATIPYNLYAILSILMVLLLCLKDLDFGPMEEKEEAAQAGDLGDFDAPIEESVHISERGRVSDMLIPVIALIIFSILAMLQNGGLWGDDPAYHTIMAAFGNCSASDALVLGGFGALIVAFILFIPRKLVTFHDFMSGIESGVKNMVPAYLILIMAWTISGVCRDLLMTGEYVRGIVESSSLPPAIIPALIFVIAAFLSFSMGTAWGTFGILIPIIVPVCSAIAPQLIIVSLSATLAGSVFGDHCSPISDTTILSSTGAGCQHIEHVSTQLPYALTVASCCFVGYVVAGFSGGNVVLTLASAIVCLVVALVVLHQHSVNKKQA, encoded by the coding sequence ATGGAACCAATTTTTGTCGGCTGGCTGTCTTTACTGCCTCCGCTTCTTGCAATTTCACTTGCGCTGATCACCAAGGAGGTTATGTCCTCCCTGCTCATCGGTATTCTGTCAGGATCTCTGATCTATGCCTGTGCCTCCGGCCTGAACCCGTTTATGGGTACCCTGACCACCACCTTTGACCTGATGGCATCCCGGGTAGATATGAAGATTCTGATATTCCTGGGTCTTTTAGGCGCTCTGGTCGTTGTCGTAACCATGGCAGGCGGTTCCCGGGCTTACGGCCGCTGGGTATCCGATAAGATCAAAAACCGCCACATGGCACAGCTGGCAACCGCCGCCCTGGGCATCCTGATCTTTATTGACGACTATTTCAACTGCCTGACCGTCGGCACCGTTATGAAACCGCTGACAGACAAGCATAACATTCCCCGGGCCAAGCTGGCTTACATCATCGATGCCACCGCTGCCCCGGTATGTATCATTGCCCCGGTTTCCAGCTGGGCAGCCGCTGTCGGCTCTTCTCTGGCAGCCACCGGTGAATTTACCAGTGATATCGCAGCCTTTATGGCAACGATCCCTTACAACTTATATGCCATTCTTTCTATATTAATGGTACTGCTTCTCTGTCTGAAGGATCTGGACTTCGGCCCCATGGAAGAAAAGGAAGAGGCTGCACAGGCAGGCGACCTGGGTGATTTTGATGCGCCCATCGAAGAATCCGTGCACATTTCCGAGCGTGGCCGGGTATCGGACATGCTCATCCCGGTCATCGCCCTGATCATTTTCTCCATTCTGGCCATGCTGCAGAACGGCGGCCTCTGGGGAGACGATCCGGCTTATCACACCATTATGGCAGCCTTCGGTAACTGCAGCGCCTCTGATGCGCTGGTGCTGGGCGGCTTCGGTGCCCTGATCGTAGCTTTTATTCTGTTCATTCCGCGCAAACTGGTAACCTTCCATGATTTCATGTCCGGTATTGAGAGCGGCGTGAAAAACATGGTGCCCGCTTACCTGATCCTGATCATGGCGTGGACCATCAGCGGCGTGTGCCGTGACCTTCTCATGACCGGCGAATATGTCCGCGGCATTGTGGAGAGCTCCAGCCTTCCCCCGGCCATCATTCCGGCCCTGATCTTTGTCATTGCGGCATTTTTGTCCTTCTCCATGGGCACAGCCTGGGGCACCTTCGGTATCCTGATTCCCATCATCGTACCGGTATGCTCTGCCATCGCGCCGCAGCTGATCATCGTCTCTCTGTCCGCCACTCTGGCAGGCAGTGTATTCGGCGATCACTGCTCCCCGATTTCTGATACCACCATCCTGTCCTCCACCGGTGCGGGATGCCAGCATATTGAACACGTATCTACCCAGCTGCCCTACGCACTCACCGTAGCCTCCTGCTGTTTTGTCGGCTATGTGGTGGCCGGGTTCAGCGGCGGCAATGTGGTGCTGACGCTGGCCTCCGCCATTGTGTGTCTGGTGGTGGCTCTGGTGGTGCTGCATCAGCATTCGGTAAATAAAAAGCAGGCATAA
- a CDS encoding ABC transporter permease, whose amino-acid sequence MKLNPVFKNEIKLSSRTMKSSWMVFGYNAVLIVVSMMVLYSMMNSVHYGYSMDYSETVSLYVVMAYIEFGMILLIIPAITAGSIAGERERQTLDMLLATKMKPWSIVLGKLESSLSSVLMLAVSSLPVLSIVFIFGGVGILELVGFVVILGVSAIFVGSVGIFFSAYTRRVTTATVLTYLAVLFLLGGTLVIESGVYSLVQMQMSAVGQTEGITVGNVIGLLLVNPAVTFYGMVSSQVGDPGAIVALCTRFGLNGAEGILTHWIAVSEVVQLLLSGVLLYLAGRKINPLK is encoded by the coding sequence GTGAAGCTGAATCCGGTATTTAAAAATGAGATCAAATTAAGCAGCCGAACGATGAAAAGCAGTTGGATGGTATTTGGCTATAATGCCGTGCTTATCGTGGTGAGCATGATGGTGCTGTACAGTATGATGAATTCGGTACATTATGGATACAGCATGGATTATTCTGAGACGGTGAGCCTGTATGTGGTCATGGCTTATATAGAATTTGGTATGATCCTGCTCATCATCCCGGCCATTACGGCGGGCAGCATCGCCGGGGAGCGGGAACGGCAGACGCTGGACATGCTGCTGGCGACGAAGATGAAGCCCTGGTCTATCGTGCTGGGCAAGCTGGAATCGTCCCTGAGTTCGGTGCTCATGCTGGCCGTCTCCAGTCTGCCGGTGCTGTCCATTGTGTTCATCTTTGGCGGTGTGGGCATTCTGGAGCTGGTGGGATTTGTGGTGATCCTGGGCGTATCGGCAATTTTTGTCGGCAGTGTGGGTATTTTCTTTTCGGCCTACACAAGAAGGGTGACCACTGCCACGGTGCTGACCTATCTGGCGGTGCTGTTCCTGCTGGGCGGCACACTGGTCATCGAAAGCGGCGTTTACAGTCTGGTACAGATGCAGATGTCGGCAGTGGGACAGACGGAGGGCATCACCGTGGGCAACGTCATCGGCCTTCTTCTGGTCAATCCGGCGGTGACCTTCTATGGCATGGTCAGCAGCCAGGTGGGAGACCCGGGAGCCATCGTAGCGCTCTGTACCCGGTTCGGGCTGAACGGGGCGGAAGGCATCCTCACCCACTGGATCGCCGTCAGCGAGGTGGTGCAGCTGCTGCTGTCCGGCGTGCTGCTGTATCTGGCGGGGAGAAAGATCAATCCATTAAAATAG
- a CDS encoding ATP-binding protein, producing MRKRLLFTYIALVFVTLMASQISFWSSGQRFLQQQSEAQYTDQAELIRDVFEQTDFAGTADYDAFAKKYARRQEVRITIIDMDGTVLGESEESPSDMENHKDREEVKKAMTGESASIVRRSSTLGMDYCYCAVPVRTDSFEGVLRVSVPLEELHALRLEYMRSTIFMLAIGVLLIAGLVIAFTRFIADPIDEVIEAAGKIAEGSYGIRLKTRQNSQIGKLADSFNWMSGRLEAAVKELKDRNNELEAILRSMRNGVLAINGRDEILFYNDALMNLIGHRGDFLGESVYHLVRSSLIFDVIEKVRESRDVICEEGQSRIMGEQYLRITGTVLNREKEQSRSVLLIIEDITDVKKLENMRSDFVSNVTHELKTPLTSIRGFVDTLKQGAIKDEQYARKFLDIIDIEAERLYTLIQDILLLSEIESGSDYNIQDCDVNGIIDETLNLLQPKIEQKPEVDVIFQPEPYIRPFPCNPDRMKQLFINLIDNAVKNTEKGSVTVTCRVHNDHLMISVKDTGIGIPKEHLSRIFERFYRVDKGRSRKMGGTGLGLSIVKHIVEMYEGDIFVSSEVGEGTEFIIKLPYDRKHTGTNVVRVQGRKRGIGQV from the coding sequence ATGCGGAAGCGACTGTTATTTACATATATAGCACTTGTATTTGTGACGCTGATGGCTTCCCAGATCTCCTTCTGGAGCAGCGGCCAGCGTTTTTTGCAGCAACAAAGTGAGGCGCAGTATACAGATCAGGCAGAACTGATCCGGGATGTGTTTGAGCAGACGGACTTTGCCGGAACGGCAGATTATGATGCCTTTGCAAAAAAATATGCTAGACGGCAGGAAGTCCGTATCACCATTATCGACATGGATGGCACCGTGCTGGGGGAATCTGAGGAAAGCCCGTCTGACATGGAAAATCATAAGGACCGGGAGGAAGTAAAAAAAGCCATGACAGGGGAATCTGCCAGCATTGTCCGGCGTTCCAGCACCCTTGGCATGGATTATTGTTATTGCGCCGTTCCTGTTCGGACAGACAGCTTTGAGGGGGTACTGCGGGTGTCGGTGCCGCTGGAAGAGCTGCACGCCCTGCGGCTGGAATATATGAGATCCACTATTTTTATGCTGGCCATCGGTGTTTTGCTGATCGCCGGGCTGGTGATCGCTTTTACCAGGTTCATTGCAGACCCCATTGATGAGGTCATCGAGGCGGCCGGGAAGATTGCCGAGGGCAGTTACGGAATCCGGCTGAAAACCAGACAGAACAGTCAGATCGGTAAGCTGGCGGACTCTTTCAACTGGATGTCCGGTCGGCTGGAAGCGGCTGTGAAAGAGCTGAAGGACCGTAACAACGAGCTGGAAGCCATTCTGCGCAGTATGCGGAACGGCGTGCTGGCCATCAACGGCAGGGACGAGATTTTGTTTTACAATGATGCTCTTATGAATCTCATCGGCCACCGGGGAGATTTCCTTGGGGAATCCGTATACCATCTGGTACGCAGCTCCCTGATCTTCGATGTCATTGAAAAAGTGCGGGAGTCCCGGGATGTGATCTGCGAGGAGGGGCAGTCCCGGATCATGGGTGAGCAATATCTGCGGATTACAGGCACGGTGCTGAACCGGGAAAAAGAACAGTCCCGCAGCGTCCTTCTCATCATTGAGGACATCACCGATGTGAAAAAACTGGAAAACATGCGGTCAGATTTCGTGTCCAACGTCACCCATGAGCTGAAAACGCCCCTGACATCCATTCGGGGCTTCGTGGATACGCTAAAGCAGGGCGCCATCAAGGATGAGCAGTATGCCCGCAAATTCCTGGACATCATCGACATTGAGGCAGAGCGGCTGTATACCCTCATTCAGGACATTCTGCTGCTATCCGAGATCGAGTCCGGCAGCGACTACAACATCCAGGACTGCGATGTGAACGGTATCATCGATGAGACGTTGAACCTTCTGCAGCCCAAGATCGAGCAGAAACCGGAGGTGGATGTGATCTTCCAGCCGGAGCCCTACATCCGTCCCTTCCCCTGTAACCCGGACCGGATGAAGCAGCTGTTCATCAATCTCATAGATAATGCGGTAAAAAATACAGAAAAAGGCAGCGTCACCGTGACCTGCCGGGTGCATAACGATCACCTGATGATTTCCGTCAAAGACACCGGCATCGGCATTCCCAAGGAACATTTAAGCCGCATTTTCGAACGGTTCTATCGGGTGGACAAGGGACGTTCCCGGAAAATGGGCGGCACAGGCCTTGGCTTATCCATTGTCAAACACATTGTGGAAATGTACGAGGGAGACATTTTTGTGTCCAGCGAAGTGGGCGAGGGCACGGAATTTATCATAAAGCTGCCCTATGACAGAAAACATACAGGCACCAACGTGGTGCGCGTACAGGGCAGAAAGAGAGGAATCGGGCAGGTATGA
- a CDS encoding phosphate ABC transporter substrate-binding protein produces the protein MKKAIVIGMIAAMTVGMTACGNSSSDSAPATTAPAATENTQQEKTADATAADTAASDLSGTVVITGSTSVEKILNDMKDEFTAQNPNVTIEYTGSGSSAGIKDTKAKTNNIGASSREIKDDEKDADLKQEVFAYDGIAVIVNPANEAVKNITTEQLADIYSGKITNWKEVGGDDAEIFVVSREESSGTRSAFEELIALEDAGGLTGAASVSEGNGPVQAAVAENANAIGYVSFSFIDDTVKALTVNDVEPTAELAKTGEYPLSRPFIFVYYDDTVTDAGKAFLDFALTEDGQACVDNHGGIRVK, from the coding sequence ATGAAAAAAGCAATCGTAATTGGCATGATCGCAGCAATGACAGTAGGCATGACTGCCTGCGGTAACAGCAGCAGTGACAGCGCACCGGCAACAACAGCACCGGCAGCGACAGAGAATACACAGCAGGAGAAGACAGCAGATGCCACAGCAGCAGATACTGCAGCTTCAGACCTTTCCGGTACCGTCGTGATCACAGGTTCTACTTCCGTTGAGAAGATCCTGAATGACATGAAGGATGAGTTCACCGCACAGAACCCCAACGTGACCATCGAGTACACCGGCAGCGGTTCTTCCGCAGGCATCAAGGACACCAAGGCAAAGACCAACAACATCGGCGCTTCTTCCAGAGAGATCAAGGATGATGAAAAGGATGCTGATCTGAAGCAGGAAGTATTTGCTTATGACGGAATCGCAGTCATCGTAAACCCGGCAAATGAGGCAGTGAAAAATATCACCACCGAGCAGCTGGCAGATATTTATTCCGGTAAGATCACAAACTGGAAAGAGGTTGGCGGTGATGATGCAGAGATTTTTGTGGTGTCCCGTGAGGAGAGCTCCGGGACCAGAAGCGCTTTTGAAGAGCTGATTGCCTTAGAGGATGCAGGCGGACTGACCGGTGCAGCTTCTGTATCGGAAGGAAATGGTCCGGTACAGGCAGCAGTGGCAGAGAATGCCAACGCTATCGGCTATGTATCCTTCTCCTTCATCGATGACACGGTAAAAGCGCTGACCGTCAATGATGTGGAGCCTACGGCTGAGCTTGCAAAGACCGGCGAGTATCCGCTGTCCAGACCGTTCATCTTCGTATACTACGATGACACCGTAACAGATGCAGGAAAAGCATTTCTTGACTTTGCCCTGACAGAAGACGGACAGGCGTGCGTAGATAACCACGGCGGAATCCGTGTGAAATAA
- the pstC gene encoding phosphate ABC transporter permease subunit PstC, with the protein MNREKLGEKSIETLFLLCALVGVVSVTAIIVFVFYKGLHPFFGPDAYSFLDFITGTRWAPGENIYGIFYMIVASVLATVGAIVIGVPVGLLTAVFISELAPDRFVRIIKPAVELLAGIPSVLYGAFGLGIIVPLIKKVSPMVQGQSLLAVIIVLTIMILPTIVSLSETSLRAVPKSYREASYGLGASEIQTIFKVTIPAAKSGILSAAVLGIGRAIGETMAVMMIAGNPTSGLPKSIWSMVRPLTTNIAMEMSYASGRQSEMLFATGVILFIFIMIVNTTLIVLTHKAGESKK; encoded by the coding sequence ATGAACAGAGAAAAATTAGGAGAAAAAAGCATAGAGACATTGTTTCTGCTCTGTGCGCTGGTGGGTGTGGTGTCGGTAACGGCCATCATCGTCTTTGTATTCTACAAAGGGCTACACCCGTTTTTCGGCCCGGATGCTTACAGCTTTCTCGATTTTATCACGGGAACCCGGTGGGCGCCCGGAGAAAACATATATGGTATTTTCTATATGATCGTGGCTTCCGTGCTGGCTACTGTGGGTGCCATTGTCATCGGCGTGCCGGTGGGACTTTTGACTGCAGTCTTTATCTCGGAGCTGGCGCCTGACCGGTTCGTCAGGATCATCAAACCGGCGGTGGAGCTGCTGGCCGGGATCCCGTCGGTGCTGTATGGTGCCTTTGGCCTTGGCATCATCGTACCGCTGATCAAAAAGGTATCGCCCATGGTACAGGGCCAGTCGCTGCTGGCGGTGATCATCGTGCTTACCATTATGATCCTGCCCACCATCGTATCCCTGTCAGAGACATCCCTGCGGGCCGTACCGAAATCTTACCGGGAGGCATCCTATGGGCTGGGGGCTTCCGAGATCCAGACGATTTTTAAAGTGACGATCCCGGCAGCCAAATCCGGTATCCTCTCCGCAGCAGTGCTGGGCATTGGCCGGGCCATCGGAGAAACCATGGCGGTGATGATGATCGCGGGAAATCCCACCTCAGGCCTTCCTAAGAGTATCTGGTCCATGGTACGTCCGCTGACGACGAACATTGCCATGGAAATGAGCTATGCCTCCGGCAGACAGTCAGAAATGCTGTTTGCCACTGGTGTGATCCTTTTTATTTTTATCATGATCGTCAATACGACACTGATCGTACTGACCCATAAGGCAGGTGAGTCGAAGAAATGA
- the phoU gene encoding phosphate signaling complex protein PhoU, with translation MTRQVYLDELDKLHKKVVEMGTLIEESLDQVEEALYKMNREKAREIIAGDDRVDAMEREIERACIDMIATQQPVATDLRRVTSIMRIISDLERIADHCSDISEYILLLSDEKEIPMPDCVPDMIRSVKDMIHRTVEAFVSDDKAEAEQVEASDDIVDDYFVKIRDEIAIAMKHNPDRIKQYIDYLMIIKYLERMADHSTNIAGWITFVVTGELDNLK, from the coding sequence ATGACAAGACAGGTATATCTGGATGAATTGGATAAACTTCACAAAAAAGTGGTGGAGATGGGGACGCTGATCGAGGAATCCCTGGATCAGGTGGAGGAAGCCCTCTATAAAATGAACCGGGAAAAGGCCCGGGAAATCATCGCCGGGGACGACCGGGTGGACGCCATGGAGCGGGAGATCGAGCGGGCCTGCATCGACATGATCGCCACCCAGCAGCCGGTGGCCACCGACCTTCGCCGGGTGACCTCCATCATGCGCATCATTTCTGATCTGGAGCGGATCGCGGACCACTGCAGCGACATTTCCGAATACATTCTCCTGCTCTCCGACGAGAAGGAAATTCCCATGCCCGACTGCGTGCCGGACATGATCCGCAGCGTCAAAGACATGATCCACCGCACCGTAGAAGCTTTCGTCAGCGACGACAAGGCAGAGGCAGAGCAGGTGGAAGCCTCCGACGACATCGTGGATGATTACTTTGTAAAAATCAGGGACGAGATTGCCATCGCCATGAAACATAATCCTGACCGGATCAAACAGTATATTGACTATTTGATGATAATCAAGTATCTTGAACGTATGGCAGACCATTCCACCAACATCGCCGGGTGGATCACCTTCGTGGTGACCGGGGAGTTAGACAACCTAAAATAA